From Skermanella sp. TT6, a single genomic window includes:
- a CDS encoding LysR family transcriptional regulator: MSLLENMRTFVRVVDMGNLSAAGRSLRMSPAVVSHRIQQLEQHLGVRLLNRTTRQLQPTEHGHIFYRDCLEVLDAVERAETNLASATGVPSGSLRVTAPLGFGRRVLGPMIPRFREAFPLVDVRLRLSDHLIDLLHEAVDVAIRMAVLRDSAFVVRKIADCPRVLCAAPAYLDAAGEPERPEDLTGHNCLLLRFPGSQQYQWSLNTADGPAKVAVSGSFDADYGEVLTDWLLDGQGIAMKPVWEVAEHLRSGALRVVLPDFPPEPAVLAVLYPHRTLLPAKARAFADFVVTETRAALADVLDYAPRA; this comes from the coding sequence GTGTCACTGCTCGAGAACATGCGGACCTTCGTTCGGGTCGTGGACATGGGCAACCTGTCGGCCGCCGGCCGCAGCCTCCGCATGTCGCCGGCGGTGGTCAGCCACCGCATCCAGCAGCTGGAGCAGCATCTGGGCGTGCGCCTGCTCAACCGGACCACCCGCCAGCTCCAGCCGACCGAGCACGGCCACATCTTCTACCGCGACTGCCTGGAGGTTCTGGACGCGGTCGAACGGGCCGAGACCAACCTGGCCTCCGCGACCGGCGTGCCGTCGGGCAGCCTGAGGGTGACCGCGCCGCTGGGGTTCGGCCGCCGCGTGCTGGGGCCGATGATCCCCCGGTTCCGCGAGGCCTTTCCCCTGGTCGATGTCCGCCTGAGGCTGTCCGACCACCTGATCGATCTGCTGCACGAGGCGGTGGACGTGGCGATCCGCATGGCGGTGCTGCGCGACAGCGCCTTCGTCGTGCGCAAGATCGCGGACTGCCCCCGCGTGCTGTGCGCCGCCCCGGCCTATCTCGACGCCGCCGGCGAGCCGGAGCGGCCGGAGGACCTGACCGGCCACAACTGCCTGTTGCTGCGCTTTCCAGGCTCCCAGCAGTACCAGTGGAGCCTGAACACGGCGGACGGACCCGCCAAGGTCGCGGTGTCCGGCAGCTTCGACGCCGACTATGGCGAGGTGCTGACGGACTGGCTGCTGGACGGCCAAGGCATCGCCATGAAGCCGGTATGGGAGGTGGCCGAACATCTCCGCAGCGGCGCGCTCCGCGTCGTCCTGCCGGATTTTCCGCCGGAACCGGCCGTCCTCGCCGTGCTCTATCCGCACCGCACCCTGCTTCCGGCCAAGGCCCGGGCCTTCGCCGACTTCGTCGTGACCGAGACCCGGGCGGCGCTGGCCGACGTGCTGGACTACGCCCCCCGGGCCTGA
- a CDS encoding cysteine desulfurase family protein translates to MDRTIYLDHMASTPLDPAVLDEMLPWLAAGAAGNPHSAGHRAGWRAAEAIERARGEVAALIGARPGEILFTSGATEANGLALLGAVPEGWPVAASAVEHPSVLACVAELARRGHPARLLPVDGAGRADPGALDGLGPALVSVMAANNEVGTVQPIGELARRCREAGGLFHTDAVQRLGTGKIDVAALGIDLLSLSGHKLHGPMGIGALFVRQGVALRPLLFGGGQQGGRRPGTLPTALCVGLGAACRIARERREADALRLAGLRERLFGALAAGLPGLRRNGPEGDGGLPGCLHVTVPGADAADRLLDLPELALSTGSACGSGEGGPSHVLLALGRSAEEAFGSIRIGLGRFTTEDEVDRAAALLVEAFGGPRGGSQARGA, encoded by the coding sequence TTGGACCGGACGATCTATCTGGACCACATGGCGTCCACGCCGCTCGACCCCGCGGTGCTGGACGAGATGCTGCCCTGGCTGGCGGCGGGCGCCGCCGGCAATCCCCACTCGGCCGGCCACCGCGCCGGCTGGCGCGCGGCCGAGGCGATCGAGCGGGCGCGGGGCGAGGTCGCGGCCCTGATCGGCGCGCGGCCCGGCGAGATCCTGTTCACCTCGGGCGCCACCGAGGCGAACGGGCTGGCGCTGCTGGGCGCGGTGCCGGAAGGGTGGCCGGTCGCGGCATCCGCCGTCGAGCATCCCAGCGTGCTGGCCTGCGTCGCGGAGCTGGCGCGGCGGGGGCACCCGGCCCGGCTGCTGCCGGTGGACGGCGCGGGCCGGGCCGATCCCGGGGCGCTGGACGGGCTGGGGCCGGCGCTGGTCTCCGTCATGGCGGCAAACAACGAGGTCGGGACGGTCCAGCCGATCGGCGAGCTGGCGCGGCGCTGCCGCGAGGCCGGCGGGCTGTTCCATACCGACGCGGTCCAGCGGCTCGGCACCGGAAAGATCGACGTCGCGGCGCTGGGCATCGACCTGCTGAGCCTGTCCGGGCACAAGCTGCACGGGCCGATGGGGATCGGTGCGCTGTTCGTGCGGCAGGGAGTGGCGCTCCGGCCGCTGCTGTTCGGCGGCGGGCAGCAGGGCGGGCGCCGGCCGGGAACCCTGCCGACCGCCCTGTGCGTCGGGCTGGGTGCCGCGTGCCGGATCGCTCGGGAACGGCGGGAGGCCGACGCGCTGCGGCTGGCGGGGCTGCGCGAGCGGCTGTTCGGGGCGCTGGCGGCGGGCCTGCCGGGGCTTCGGCGGAACGGTCCCGAAGGGGACGGCGGGCTGCCGGGCTGCCTGCACGTCACCGTTCCCGGGGCGGACGCGGCGGACCGGCTGCTCGACCTGCCCGAACTGGCGCTGTCCACCGGCTCGGCCTGCGGCAGCGGCGAGGGCGGGCCGTCCCACGTGCTGCTCGCCCTGGGCCGCTCCGCGGAGGAGGCGTTCGGCAGCATCCGGATCGGGCTGGGCCGCTTCACGACGGAGGACGAGGTGGATCGGGCCGCGGCGCTGCTGGTCGAGGCGTTCGGCGGCCCGCGGGGCGGATCTCAGGCCCGGGGGGCGTAG
- a CDS encoding RlmE family RNA methyltransferase, protein MTSKSSGPNTPSGRNFGVRVKTAKKRSLSSTLWLQRQLNDPYVAEAQKRGYRSRAAFKLLQLDDKFRMLAPGKRVVDLGAAPGGWTQVAVERVKPQNGKGKVVGLDILEMEPVEGAITFQCDFNDDDAPDRLKDALDGPADIVLSDMAAPTTGHPQTDHIRIMALAELAYDFAAQVLAPGGAFVAKVFQGGTERELLDRLKRDFSSVKHAKPPASRADSAETYVVATGFRGASADHLKDPGADGSE, encoded by the coding sequence ATGACCAGCAAATCCTCCGGACCGAACACGCCCAGCGGCCGCAATTTCGGCGTGCGGGTGAAGACCGCCAAGAAACGCTCGCTGTCGTCCACCCTGTGGCTTCAGCGCCAGCTCAACGATCCCTATGTCGCGGAAGCGCAGAAGCGCGGCTACCGCAGCCGCGCCGCGTTCAAGCTGCTCCAGCTCGACGACAAGTTCCGCATGCTGGCGCCGGGCAAGCGGGTGGTGGACCTGGGCGCCGCGCCCGGCGGCTGGACCCAGGTCGCGGTGGAACGGGTGAAGCCGCAGAACGGCAAGGGCAAGGTCGTCGGCCTGGACATACTGGAGATGGAGCCGGTCGAGGGCGCCATAACCTTCCAATGCGACTTCAACGACGACGACGCGCCCGACCGGCTGAAGGACGCGCTGGACGGGCCGGCCGACATCGTGCTCAGCGACATGGCGGCGCCGACCACCGGCCATCCCCAGACCGACCACATCCGGATCATGGCCCTGGCGGAGCTGGCCTATGATTTCGCCGCCCAGGTTCTGGCGCCCGGCGGCGCCTTCGTCGCCAAGGTGTTCCAGGGCGGCACCGAGCGGGAGCTGCTGGACCGGCTGAAGCGGGACTTCTCGTCGGTCAAGCATGCCAAGCCGCCGGCCAGCCGGGCGGATTCGGCGGAGACCTACGTGGTGGCGACCGGCTTCCGCGGCGCCTCGGCCGACCATCTCAAGGATCCGGGAGCCGACGGGAGCGAATAG
- a CDS encoding Ppx/GppA phosphatase family protein: MNIELGIDRQGTAAGMRPASYARPVFAALDLGTNNCRLLVAKPLVGGGFRVIDAFSRIVRLGEGVSRTRMLSEAAMERSLAALRICAAKLERRGVTAVRAVATEACRRAENCDDFIDLVERETGIPLDIISTHEEARLALAGCAPLLDPAVRNALVFDIGGGSTELMWLELGSGGRPRMIDQISVPQGVVGLTESYGGDRVSASTYVTMVDEIAEALAAFEARNGIRRAVERGEVQMLGTSGTVTTLAGIHLGLQRYERSVVDGSYLQIDHARAVSRRLLELDFAGRAAYPCIGRERADLVVAGCAVLEAICDTWPVTRLRIADRGLREGILVDLIAANGS, translated from the coding sequence GTGAACATCGAGTTGGGCATCGATCGGCAGGGGACGGCGGCGGGCATGCGCCCGGCTTCGTACGCGCGGCCGGTTTTCGCCGCGCTCGATCTCGGCACCAACAATTGCCGATTGCTGGTGGCGAAGCCGCTGGTCGGCGGCGGGTTCCGCGTGATCGACGCGTTCTCGCGCATCGTCCGCCTGGGCGAGGGCGTCAGCCGGACCCGCATGCTGTCCGAGGCCGCGATGGAGCGCTCGCTGGCGGCGCTCCGCATCTGCGCCGCCAAGCTGGAGCGGCGCGGCGTCACGGCGGTACGGGCGGTCGCGACCGAGGCGTGCCGCCGGGCCGAGAACTGCGACGACTTCATCGACCTGGTGGAGCGCGAGACCGGCATCCCGCTCGACATCATCTCGACCCACGAGGAGGCGCGGCTGGCGCTCGCCGGTTGCGCGCCGCTGCTGGACCCCGCCGTGCGCAACGCCCTGGTGTTCGACATCGGCGGGGGCTCGACCGAGCTGATGTGGCTGGAACTGGGCAGCGGCGGACGGCCTCGCATGATCGACCAGATCTCGGTGCCCCAGGGAGTCGTCGGCCTCACCGAGTCCTACGGCGGCGACCGGGTGTCGGCCTCCACCTACGTGACCATGGTGGACGAGATCGCGGAGGCGCTGGCGGCGTTCGAGGCGCGGAACGGCATCCGGCGCGCGGTCGAGCGCGGCGAGGTCCAAATGCTCGGCACCTCCGGCACCGTCACCACGCTGGCCGGCATCCATCTCGGGCTCCAGCGCTACGAGCGGTCGGTGGTCGACGGCAGCTATCTCCAGATCGACCACGCGCGGGCGGTCAGCCGCCGGCTGCTGGAACTGGATTTCGCCGGCCGCGCCGCCTATCCCTGCATCGGGCGGGAGCGCGCCGACCTCGTCGTGGCCGGCTGCGCCGTGCTGGAGGCGATCTGCGACACCTGGCCGGTCACCCGCCTGCGGATCGCCGACCGGGGCCTGCGCGAAGGCATCCTGGTCGACCTGATCGCCGCCAACGGGTCCTGA
- a CDS encoding transposase yields the protein MAYQSDEVLTGSERRRSYTPAEKARLVNEAFRPGVVVKDAARRLGVYESLLYRWRQALQLAPGPADLPATGTAGRRGAPSTGSWRCPGCGPGHGAQRSR from the coding sequence ATGGCTTACCAGAGTGATGAGGTTCTCACGGGATCGGAGCGGAGGCGGAGCTACACGCCGGCGGAGAAGGCCCGGTTGGTGAATGAGGCCTTCCGGCCCGGCGTGGTGGTGAAGGACGCGGCCCGGCGCCTCGGCGTATACGAGAGCCTGCTGTATCGCTGGCGCCAAGCGCTGCAGTTGGCGCCCGGCCCGGCCGACCTTCCCGCCACAGGTACCGCAGGAAGGCGCGGAGCGCCCAGCACAGGCTCTTGGCGGTGCCCGGGCTGTGGTCCCGGGCATGGCGCTCAACGAAGCCGATGA
- a CDS encoding prolyl oligopeptidase family serine peptidase: protein MRGDGEYGRTWHDGGRGHAKQNGFDDFIAAAEFLKAERITAADGLAIHGESNGGLLVGAVVNQRSELFAAALPGVGVMDMLRFDRFTGGRLWTQEFGSPDAEADFRNLLSYSPLHNVGSGVSYPAILVTTADTDDRVVPGHSYKYVAALQAADLGPRPRILRVDTKTGHGACKPTDKAIAEIADMWAFAVKWTGLTVNSPDAPSS, encoded by the coding sequence ATCCGGGGCGATGGCGAGTATGGCAGGACCTGGCATGACGGCGGGCGGGGACACGCCAAACAGAACGGCTTCGACGATTTCATCGCCGCGGCGGAGTTTCTGAAGGCCGAGAGGATCACCGCGGCGGACGGTCTCGCCATCCATGGCGAATCCAATGGCGGCCTGCTGGTGGGTGCCGTCGTCAACCAGCGGTCGGAACTGTTCGCGGCTGCCCTTCCCGGCGTCGGGGTCATGGACATGCTGCGCTTCGACCGCTTCACCGGAGGCCGGCTCTGGACGCAGGAGTTCGGCAGCCCGGATGCGGAGGCGGACTTCCGAAACCTCCTCTCCTATTCGCCGCTCCACAATGTCGGCTCGGGCGTGAGCTACCCCGCCATCCTCGTCACCACCGCCGATACCGACGATCGCGTCGTGCCGGGCCACTCGTACAAATACGTCGCCGCCCTGCAGGCCGCCGACCTTGGTCCTCGCCCGCGCATCCTGCGTGTCGATACGAAGACTGGGCACGGCGCCTGCAAGCCGACCGACAAGGCCATCGCGGAGATCGCCGACATGTGGGCCTTCGCCGTGAAGTGGACCGGGCTGACGGTCAACAGCCCCGACGCTCCCTCGTCATGA
- a CDS encoding ferric reductase-like transmembrane domain-containing protein: MTRLPSFRAILIWTVLAAALVVPIAVAVTSPLLAWRQPVYIVAGLAGVVALALLLLQPLLAAGYLPGLRAGHGRRAHAWIGSGLTAAVGIHVAGLWLTSPPDVIDALLFRSPTPFSAWGVIAMWAVFAAALLAALRRRLRVRQKVWRLIHTTLAMVVVLGSVIHALLIEGTMGMMSKSVLCALVVAAVVKAIFDTRSQLLPARRKA; encoded by the coding sequence GTGACCCGTTTGCCGTCCTTTCGCGCGATCCTGATCTGGACTGTCCTCGCGGCCGCCCTGGTCGTGCCGATCGCAGTGGCGGTGACGAGTCCGCTGCTCGCATGGCGCCAGCCGGTCTACATCGTGGCCGGCCTCGCGGGGGTGGTGGCACTCGCGCTTCTCCTCCTGCAGCCATTACTGGCGGCGGGATACCTGCCGGGGCTGCGTGCGGGACACGGGCGCCGAGCGCATGCCTGGATCGGGAGCGGGCTCACGGCGGCGGTCGGCATCCATGTCGCGGGCCTGTGGCTGACGAGCCCGCCGGACGTCATCGACGCCCTCCTCTTCCGCTCGCCGACGCCTTTCTCCGCCTGGGGCGTGATCGCGATGTGGGCGGTGTTCGCCGCCGCGCTCCTGGCCGCGCTGCGGCGGCGGTTGCGCGTCAGGCAGAAGGTTTGGCGTCTGATCCACACGACCCTAGCGATGGTCGTCGTCCTTGGCAGCGTAATCCACGCTCTATTGATCGAGGGGACCATGGGGATGATGTCGAAATCTGTTCTTTGCGCCCTGGTGGTAGCGGCTGTCGTCAAGGCAATCTTCGATACGCGGTCCCAACTCCTGCCGGCGCGCAGAAAGGCTTGA
- a CDS encoding trans-sulfuration enzyme family protein — translation MAGKPDSLNPETLAANALGWIDPNTGAIVPPIHPSTTYLRDPDNSYDTHGRVYSRADNPTYDQVEALLNRLEGGQGALVFSSGMAAATALFMALKPGDHVVAPSVMYWSLRNWLIDFAKPWGLDVEFVPSADMDALAQTVRPGRTALVWIESPSNPMWDVTDIQAASDIAHAAGARLAVDSTSASPVITRPLAFGADYVMHAGTKYLNGHSDVIAGALVTAAADDHWNRIKGVRKGLGAVLGPFESWLLLRGMRTLYPRVRTASANALDIARYFEGHPGVSEVLYPGLQSHPQHDIARRQMTDGFGGMLSIRMSGGAAAAVAVAASTEVFTRATSLGGVESLIEHRASIEGADTPVPNDLLRLSVGIEDAEDLIRDLIQAIEKSRPAA, via the coding sequence ATGGCCGGCAAGCCCGACAGCCTGAACCCCGAAACCCTTGCCGCCAACGCCCTGGGCTGGATCGACCCGAACACCGGCGCGATCGTGCCGCCGATCCATCCCAGCACCACCTATCTGCGGGACCCCGACAACAGCTACGACACCCACGGGCGCGTCTACAGCCGTGCCGACAACCCGACTTACGACCAGGTCGAGGCGCTGCTGAACCGGCTGGAAGGCGGGCAGGGGGCTCTGGTCTTCTCCTCCGGCATGGCGGCGGCGACGGCGCTGTTCATGGCCCTGAAGCCGGGTGACCATGTGGTGGCGCCCAGCGTGATGTACTGGTCGCTCCGCAACTGGCTGATCGACTTCGCCAAGCCTTGGGGGCTGGACGTCGAGTTCGTGCCGAGCGCCGACATGGACGCCCTGGCGCAAACCGTCCGGCCGGGCAGGACGGCGCTGGTCTGGATCGAATCGCCAAGCAACCCGATGTGGGACGTGACCGACATCCAGGCGGCGTCGGACATCGCCCACGCCGCCGGGGCGCGGCTGGCCGTGGACAGCACTTCGGCCAGCCCGGTGATCACCCGCCCGCTGGCGTTCGGCGCCGACTATGTGATGCATGCCGGCACCAAGTACCTGAACGGGCACAGCGACGTGATCGCCGGCGCGCTGGTCACCGCCGCCGCCGACGACCATTGGAACCGGATCAAGGGTGTCCGCAAGGGCCTGGGCGCCGTGCTCGGCCCGTTCGAGAGCTGGCTGCTGCTGCGCGGCATGCGAACCCTGTATCCGCGCGTGCGCACCGCGTCGGCCAACGCGCTGGACATCGCGCGGTACTTCGAGGGGCATCCCGGCGTCTCGGAGGTGCTGTATCCGGGCCTCCAGAGCCACCCCCAGCACGACATCGCCCGCCGCCAGATGACCGACGGGTTCGGCGGCATGCTGTCGATCCGCATGAGCGGCGGTGCCGCCGCCGCGGTCGCGGTCGCCGCCAGCACCGAGGTCTTCACCCGCGCCACGTCGCTGGGCGGGGTCGAGAGCCTGATCGAGCACCGCGCCAGCATCGAGGGGGCTGACACGCCGGTTCCGAACGACCTGCTGCGCCTGTCGGTCGGCATCGAGGATGCCGAGGACCTGATCCGCGACCTGATCCAGGCGATCGAGAAGAGCCGTCCGGCGGCCTGA
- the gatB gene encoding Asp-tRNA(Asn)/Glu-tRNA(Gln) amidotransferase subunit GatB, translating into MTSVINGTNLIKGETGDWEVVIGLEVHAQVISNAKLFSGASTLFGAEPNTQVSFVDAAFPGMLPVINEHCVEQAVRTGLGLKAQINLFSVFDRKNYFYADLPSGYQISQFQQPIVGKGEIVLDMPDGTSRTVGVTRLHLEMDAGKSVHDLHPSRTYVDLNRSGVALMEIVSEPDMRTSEEAAAYVRKLRAILRYLGTCDGNMEEGSMRCDVNVSVRRPGEPYGTRTETKNVNSIRYVQMAIDYEVQRQIEVIEGGGTIVQETRLWDTTKFVTRSMRSKEEAHDYRYFPDPDLLPLELEQSWVDAIKATLPELPDDKKARFISDYKLSNYDAGVLVAERASADFYETVAKGRDPKLSANWTMGELFGALNKQGKGIEQSPVSAENLGGLIDLISDDTISGRIAKDVFAEMVATGKPAAVIVEEKGLRQVTDTGAIDSAIDGVLAANPDKVAEYKGGKEKLFGFFVGQVMKQTQGKANPAMVNEILTRKLNG; encoded by the coding sequence ATGACCAGTGTGATCAACGGGACTAATCTGATCAAGGGCGAGACCGGCGACTGGGAAGTGGTGATCGGGCTGGAAGTCCATGCCCAGGTCATTTCGAACGCGAAACTGTTCTCGGGAGCCTCGACCCTTTTCGGTGCCGAACCGAATACGCAGGTGAGCTTCGTCGATGCCGCGTTCCCCGGCATGCTGCCCGTCATCAACGAGCACTGCGTCGAGCAGGCGGTCCGCACGGGCCTCGGCCTGAAAGCGCAGATCAACCTGTTCTCGGTGTTCGACCGCAAGAACTACTTCTACGCCGACTTGCCCTCGGGCTACCAGATCAGCCAGTTCCAGCAGCCGATCGTCGGCAAGGGCGAGATCGTGCTGGACATGCCGGACGGGACCAGCCGCACCGTCGGCGTCACCCGCCTCCACCTGGAGATGGACGCCGGCAAGAGCGTCCACGACCTGCATCCGAGCCGGACCTATGTCGACCTCAACCGGTCCGGCGTGGCGCTGATGGAGATCGTCTCGGAGCCGGACATGCGCACCTCGGAGGAGGCCGCGGCCTATGTCCGGAAGCTGCGGGCGATCCTGCGCTATCTCGGCACCTGCGACGGCAACATGGAGGAAGGCTCCATGCGCTGCGACGTCAACGTGTCGGTGCGGCGTCCGGGCGAGCCCTACGGCACGAGGACCGAGACGAAGAACGTCAACTCGATCCGCTACGTCCAGATGGCGATCGACTACGAGGTTCAGCGCCAGATCGAGGTGATCGAGGGCGGCGGGACGATCGTTCAGGAGACGCGGCTGTGGGACACGACCAAGTTCGTGACCCGGTCGATGCGCAGCAAGGAGGAGGCGCACGACTACCGCTACTTCCCCGATCCCGACCTGCTGCCGCTGGAGCTGGAGCAGTCATGGGTGGACGCGATCAAGGCGACCCTCCCGGAACTGCCCGACGACAAGAAGGCCCGCTTCATCAGCGACTACAAGCTGTCGAACTATGATGCCGGCGTGCTGGTCGCGGAACGGGCGAGCGCCGACTTCTACGAGACCGTCGCCAAGGGGCGCGATCCGAAGCTGTCCGCCAACTGGACCATGGGCGAGCTGTTCGGCGCACTGAACAAGCAGGGCAAGGGGATCGAGCAGTCGCCGGTCTCCGCCGAGAACCTGGGCGGCCTGATCGACCTGATCTCCGACGACACGATCAGCGGCCGCATCGCCAAGGATGTGTTCGCCGAGATGGTCGCGACCGGCAAGCCGGCGGCCGTGATCGTCGAGGAGAAGGGCCTGCGGCAGGTGACCGACACGGGCGCCATCGACAGCGCGATCGACGGCGTCCTGGCGGCCAACCCGGACAAGGTCGCCGAGTACAAGGGCGGCAAGGAGAAGCTGTTCGGCTTCTTCGTCGGCCAAGTCATGAAGCAGACCCAGGGCAAGGCGAACCCGGCCATGGTCAACGAGATCCTGACCAGGAAACTGAACGGCTGA
- a CDS encoding amidase family protein has product MTDLTKLTMTEALAGMAKGEFTSVELTEAHVRAVEASRPLNAFITETPDQAIAMAERADARRAKGEAGPMNGLPIAVKDLFCTEGFQTTAGSHILEGFKPPYESTVTANLWRDGAVMLGKVNLDEFAMGSSNVTSHFGPVVSPWSQGTLVQRDLAEEGGFLSELTAAVRQPRPVQEWQWTRKLVPGGSSGGSAAAVAARCAMAATGTDTGGSIRQPASFVGIVGIKPTYGRCSRWGIVAFASSLDQAGPMTRTVEDAALMLGSMCGFDPRDSTSVDMPVPDFRAALTGDIRGLKVGIPKEYRVDGMPAEIEKLWQQGIDWLKAAGAEPVEISLPHTKYALATYYIVAPAECSSNLARYDGVRFGLRVEGKDLKDMYENTRAEGFGAEVKRRIMIGTYVLSAGYYDAYYRKAQQVRTRIAQDFEQAYERCDVILTPTAPSTAFAIGEKMDDPIAMYLNDVFTVPASLAGLPGISVPAGLASDGLPLGLQILGRPFDEATVLRVAGVLENAAGFDALPPFVAARG; this is encoded by the coding sequence ATGACGGATCTGACAAAGCTGACCATGACCGAAGCCCTGGCCGGGATGGCCAAGGGCGAGTTCACCAGCGTCGAGCTGACCGAGGCGCATGTCCGCGCCGTCGAGGCGTCGCGCCCCCTGAACGCCTTCATCACCGAGACTCCGGACCAGGCGATCGCCATGGCCGAGCGGGCCGACGCCCGGCGCGCCAAGGGCGAGGCCGGCCCGATGAACGGCCTGCCGATCGCGGTCAAGGACCTGTTCTGCACGGAAGGTTTCCAGACCACCGCCGGCAGCCATATCCTGGAAGGCTTCAAGCCGCCCTATGAATCCACCGTCACCGCCAACCTGTGGCGGGACGGAGCGGTGATGCTGGGCAAGGTCAACCTGGACGAGTTCGCCATGGGCTCGTCCAACGTGACCAGCCATTTCGGCCCCGTCGTCAGCCCCTGGAGCCAGGGCACCCTGGTGCAGCGCGACTTGGCGGAGGAGGGCGGCTTCCTGTCAGAGCTGACCGCCGCCGTGCGCCAGCCGCGCCCGGTGCAGGAATGGCAGTGGACCCGCAAGCTGGTGCCCGGCGGATCGTCGGGCGGTTCGGCCGCCGCGGTGGCGGCGCGCTGCGCCATGGCCGCGACCGGGACCGACACCGGCGGCTCGATCCGCCAGCCGGCCTCGTTCGTCGGCATCGTCGGCATCAAGCCGACCTACGGCCGCTGCTCGCGCTGGGGCATCGTCGCCTTCGCGTCGTCGCTCGACCAGGCCGGCCCGATGACCCGCACGGTCGAGGACGCGGCGCTGATGCTGGGCTCCATGTGCGGGTTCGATCCCAGGGACTCGACCAGCGTGGACATGCCGGTGCCGGACTTCCGCGCGGCGCTGACCGGCGACATCCGCGGCCTCAAGGTGGGCATCCCCAAGGAATACCGGGTCGACGGCATGCCCGCCGAGATCGAGAAGCTGTGGCAGCAGGGCATCGACTGGCTGAAGGCGGCCGGCGCCGAGCCGGTCGAGATCAGCCTGCCGCACACCAAGTACGCGCTGGCCACATATTACATCGTGGCGCCGGCCGAGTGCTCGTCCAACCTGGCGCGTTACGACGGCGTCCGCTTCGGGCTGCGGGTCGAGGGCAAGGACCTGAAGGACATGTACGAGAACACCCGCGCCGAGGGTTTTGGGGCGGAGGTCAAGCGCCGCATCATGATCGGCACCTACGTGCTGTCGGCGGGATACTACGACGCCTATTACCGCAAGGCGCAGCAGGTCCGGACCCGGATCGCGCAGGACTTCGAGCAGGCCTACGAGCGGTGCGACGTGATCCTGACGCCGACGGCGCCCAGCACCGCGTTCGCCATCGGCGAGAAGATGGACGACCCGATCGCCATGTACCTGAACGACGTGTTCACGGTGCCGGCGTCGCTGGCGGGGCTGCCCGGTATCTCGGTGCCGGCGGGCCTGGCATCGGACGGCTTGCCGCTGGGCCTGCAGATCCTCGGCCGCCCGTTCGACGAGGCGACCGTGCTGCGGGTGGCCGGCGTGCTGGAGAACGCCGCCGGCTTCGACGCCCTGCCGCCCTTCGTCGCCGCCCGCGGCTGA
- the gatC gene encoding Asp-tRNA(Asn)/Glu-tRNA(Gln) amidotransferase subunit GatC: protein MSLDKATVAKIAHLARIKVPEADQDHLAGELSNILNFVEQLNEVDTVGVQPMTSVAPHKLRRRPDAVTDGGIRDAVLLNAPDSAEGFFVVPKVVE from the coding sequence ATGTCGCTCGATAAGGCCACCGTGGCGAAGATCGCCCACTTGGCCCGCATCAAGGTGCCCGAGGCCGACCAGGACCACCTGGCCGGCGAACTCAGCAACATCCTGAACTTCGTCGAGCAATTGAACGAGGTCGATACCGTCGGCGTGCAACCGATGACCAGCGTGGCACCCCACAAGCTGCGCCGCCGCCCCGACGCCGTCACCGACGGCGGCATCCGCGACGCCGTGCTGCTCAACGCCCCGGACAGTGCCGAGGGCTTCTTCGTCGTGCCGAAGGTTGTCGAGTGA
- the ruvX gene encoding Holliday junction resolvase RuvX, whose protein sequence is MAIRKLTDLLDVIPRGRRLLGLDLGTKTIGMAISDPGFSVASPIGTIKRTKFTVDARELARIIKDREVGAVVIGLPVNMDGSEGPSAERARQFGASMLEHRDILGGEQEIAFWDERLSTSAVQRMMIDADMTRKRRAEVVDKMAAAYILQGALDALAGMRAAARLAEEERLEQERFDRESGGDEGIEDGNS, encoded by the coding sequence ATGGCGATCCGCAAGCTCACGGACCTTCTCGACGTCATACCCCGCGGCAGGCGGCTGCTGGGGCTCGACCTGGGCACAAAGACCATCGGCATGGCGATCTCCGACCCCGGATTCTCCGTCGCGTCGCCGATCGGCACGATCAAGCGCACCAAGTTCACGGTGGACGCGCGCGAGCTGGCCCGCATCATCAAGGACCGGGAGGTCGGCGCCGTCGTGATCGGGCTGCCGGTCAACATGGACGGCAGCGAGGGGCCCTCGGCCGAGCGCGCCCGGCAGTTCGGCGCCAGCATGCTGGAGCACAGGGACATCCTGGGCGGCGAGCAGGAGATCGCGTTCTGGGACGAGCGGCTGTCCACCAGCGCGGTCCAGCGCATGATGATCGACGCCGACATGACCCGGAAGCGCCGCGCCGAGGTCGTGGACAAGATGGCCGCCGCCTACATCCTCCAGGGCGCCCTGGACGCGCTCGCGGGGATGCGCGCGGCGGCGCGGCTGGCCGAGGAGGAACGGCTCGAACAGGAACGCTTCGACCGGGAAAGCGGCGGGGATGAAGGGATCGAAGACGGCAATTCCTGA